A stretch of DNA from Globicephala melas chromosome 19, mGloMel1.2, whole genome shotgun sequence:
CCCGCACCCACCTTGCTGGCGCCGCCTGTGTTCATCTTCCCGGCGCCCACCAATGGCGAGCCTGTGCGCCCCGGGCCTCCCAGCCCGCAGGAgttgctgccgccgccgccagcgccgccgccgccgcccacgCCACCACCCACGCCGCCTCCCGCGCCGCAGCCGCCAGTACTCCAGCCAACGCGGCTGCCCGTGGCGCTCCCGCCCACCCCAAGCCCTGGCCACTTGGAGTCGGCCGTGGCTCCCGCCCCGGCTCCCGCTCTGCCCCTCGCCTTGGCCGCTGACCGGGCCCCAGGCCCGGCCTCACCCCCGGCTCCAGCTCCCACCGTGGCTGAGCCATCGCCACCTGCGCCCGCGCCCGTCAAGGTCCGCACGCGCCGGAACAGGGGTCCCCGCGCAGCCCGGGCCGCTCCGCGTGAGGATGGCGCGCCTGGAGATGGTCCTCGCGAATGTACTGCAACTACTGTGACTGACAGCGGTGGTGGAGGGGGGGGTGGCAGCGGGGCTCCTCCAGCGGGGACGGTTAACTCGGGCGCCACGCGCCACTGGCCACCCTTCCAGGTGCTTAAGTCTTGTCCCTTCAAGTGTTACTGCCGCCACCAGCCACGCCATCGCCGCCTGCCACGCAACGTGTCTGCCTGGTGAGGGGAGGTCGGGGAGTAGGGAGGGGAGTTATACCGTTCCAAGTCCTGAACCCGACTTTCCTGGAGTGCCCCATTCAACCCTTTGGCGTCCTGACCCCAGCTGACCCTAGACCCTCCCCTTGGCTGCATCTCAAACCCAGCTGAGCTCCAACCCTTCAGAACCAAGAGGAGCCTTGATATCAGAGAACACCTTGGCCCCGCTCCTTAGTATCCAGACCTCCAACGTGACCCTTGGCCCTCTTATTAGTCTCTGGAGCCATCAGGGAGGGAAAACTGGTCCCAGCTGGCCTGACCCTATTCACTGCATTGACCCTGTCCCTGGTGACATCAAGGACCACATCCCAGGCTCTTCAGGGATGGGATGGGAGATGATGGTCTTCTGGAACCAAACGGGTATAAATGCAGGCCTCCAAAGGAAGCCCCAGGCCTAGCCCCCCAGACTCCTTACCCCTCCAGCCTTTGGCACCTTCTCCCGACGAACCCAAGACTTTGACCGCCAGAGGGCACTGATATCCCAGTCCTTGTGCTGCAGAGGTTACTCCTGATTCCGTAGATTCAGGGGAGACACTGCATCCTGCGATTACCTCTCCTTCACCCCTAAATCTCAGGATCTGGTCATCAGGGTCTGTCTGAccctggctcctgaggaacctGAATAACTGGGAGACCCTCTTCCCTGGTACCTCTGGGGCTCAGCTGGGACCTGAAGGGGGAGTTGGGAGAACTACTATCACCAACCCTCAGCCCCCTTTTCTACTAAGTTTAAGTGGATACAGCCCGGCTCTAAACTACCTTTGGGATATTCAGACATGGTTCCTTACACAGATGGAGAAAGTGGAGCCTAGAAGGGGTAAGGGCCTGGCCACATAGCCAGGTCCTGAAGATTCTACCTTCTCCCTAGGCTGAGCACACCCACCAACCACCTGAGTGAGCCACCCTGGGTCACCACCATCAAGCTGGCCGGCTCCCTGGTAGCTGGGCTGGAGCACTACGACTTGCAGGCTACCCATTCCAACTGAGTGCAGTCTGCTCAAtgccctctgccttcccctcctTGACAATAAAATAACCATCCAGATGCCTAGAGCCTGTCAGTCACTGGCTAAGGGTTgaaggggtggggcggggcagagGTCTCCATGAAAGCACCACATCCTGGCAACACGAGGCTGGACCCAGACTAGCAATAAGGGAGGTTCCATTCAACCAGCATGCGGACTGATGCACCCAGGGGTGAGATGTTCTCATTCCCCTTAATACCATCAGCCCCATTTCCAAGCCGATCTGGTGCCAAGCTCAGGGGTTCAGTGCAAATCATTCTGGAAAGCAGGAATGATCATTCCCTCTCTGAGACTTTCTTGAAAATCCCACAAACCACAAATGGCTCAGCCAGATTTGGACTCTGCCTTAAACACCTTGAGGACTTCAAGGCAGGAAATAGGCTGGGGGGTGCAGGAGGTCGTAAGTCACAGCACTGGCTCAGAAGAGTGGGAACCAAGGCAAGCCCATGCCAGGGCCCATGCCTTTTGTTCCACAGAGGTCCATTCagcatgtcattttaaaaaactggtttaATTCAttgcaaacatttttcaaaatcaggACACTTCGCCCCCTTCACTGAAACACTCTGGTACGTTGGTCTGGCCTTTCTGTGTGTCCACAGCTGGCTGCAACAGTCCCTCTACCCGGGGCCTGTGCTCTCCCCGCTGTGCCACTGGGCCCCCACAGTGGACATCTGTGTTTGAGACCTTGAGCAATGGCCACTGGACAGAGGCTGGCCCAGGGTTACCTCAGACCTCCTAGGGCCCCCAAACCTCCAAGTTCTTCAGAGATAAGAACTTACGTCCCTACCATTCCACTCGGGGAGACAAGGGCCTAAGAGAGAAAATGTCAATCCACCTTTATTGGGGGAAACCCTGCACTGCAACTGCCTTAAACAATGCAAGCTCTGCTCCACCCCAGTGCCTGGTGGGCTCAGACGATCATCTCCAGCTGCCGGGCATACTCGATGACCTGCTTGGCCAGCTCCGTGGAGGGGATGGTGGTATCTTCCGGCTTCTGCTGCTGGCTGGCAAAGCTGTAGTAGTTGTTGAGGCCCAGGACCCACCCTCGCTGCAAGAAGGGAGAGATGAGAGATGGGTGGGGTGATCACACAGGCACCCTCCCCTTACCCATGTGGGCCCTGGATCGCTTTCCTCACCAACCCTACTCTACCTTGCACAACCCTAGGCAAgtaacttcacctctctgtgcctcagtttctccatgttTGAAGAAACTGTCTCCCAACAGTGTTTGGACCAGAGTAAACGATCACTAAGTATCAGCTGTTACAATCACTCAAGTTCAATTTCACCTCTTCCAGTCTGATCTTGACCCTCTTCAGTCACCAGGGCTATTGCACCCCATGCATCAGCATCTCCAGGGGCACTGCTCCCACACCAATACCCCAGACCAAATGAAACAAAGTCTTGTGGGGAAAAGCTGCAAACTCCAAGGAATTCTGATAAGCCCAGCAACCAACATATGCTAAGCCTCCACCTGCACCTGGAGGCAGGTGCTGGGCTAAGCTCATCCCACATATTAAACTCTAGCCCCTTTCTACACGTAGGGAAATTGAAGTTCGGAGAAATTCggcaacttgcctgaggtcacacagctggattTAAACCTGGGCAGTCTTGTTCCAGTGTCCCTCCAGGCCACCCCACCCTGCTGTTAGTGAGTGCACCCCTTGGCTCGCTGGCCCCatggtcccctgccctccaccccagCCACCTTCTTGGCGTAGTCTGTCATCTTTTTGGGTGTGTTGAAGAAGAGGATCCGGGTGGCCTCAGTGAAGAGGATTTTTTCATAGGCCTTCTCGATGCACCCAGCAATCTCATCCCTGGGGGAAGACGAGATTCTCATTACTGAGCACAGACAACTCTCTAGGCCCTGTCCTCTCAGGCCAGACCCTGCAGTTCAGCACTGACGGCTGGAATGTGTTACCTGCCCTGTTCAACCAATCAAGGCTCAGGGGAGAGTAGCTTGACTAGAGTTGCAAAGCTAGGGCCACAGTAGGGTCCACACTCAGATCTCTGGGACCCCTGGGCCCACACTCTGAGGTGAAGCCATATGACTCCCATGAGAGGCAGCAGGGTCTCTGTCTGCTGAGTGCTGTCTGGGTGCCAAGTCCATGCTCAGGGTCTGATGTCCAcgggcacacacatacacagcccaTAGTGAGATGAGGGCTCTTACCCCCATCTCATGACCAGTTCCAGTTCAGAGAAAAGGAGAACTGATGTGCCCAGCTTCCCCAGATCACAAGTGGCCAGAATGGGATTTAAACACAgagctgtctgactccagagtccaggCTCTTTCTAAACTCCACACGACCCTGGCCCCCCACACACCTGATAGTGTCAAGCAAGATATCGATGAAGAAGGTATAGCTCTCAGCAGGGATGTTGCCTTTGGCCAGGAACACCTTGTTGTAGCTGCCCTCCATCAGGTACTGTAGAGGACAggggtgaggaagaagagagggtgAGGAAGAGGCAGCACAGGGGCTTACCCGCTGAGGCCTCACCATACTCCCAGTGCCTCCATAATCCACACTCTACTAGAACACTCTCTGCAATACAGTCACCCATTCCCCATGCAGACTGGGTCCTACTCTTCCCGGAAGCCCTTCctggttttttctctctctctgtctctctgtctctctcccaagCCTGCCCTTGGTTAGTATCTAATTATCTATTTTCCAGGAGGGAGACAGAGCTGGAGCCACCCCAAGCGCATTCCTCTACATCTTTGCCCAAGCTGTGCTGCCCCTGCCATAAATgccctctctcccatcctctcccCACAGTGAAATCCTCCCATGAAACCTCAGCTCTAAGAACTACTTCTTAACCTTAGGTACTACAGCTCTTCCTTGATTCTGCTCACCTTGTTCCAGAAACTGTCCTCTTCGCTGCCCCTCAAACACACCAGGCATGTTTCTGccttgggacccttggactggcTGCTCCCTCTACCTGGACCATTTCCCCCCCAGATGACCAGGTGGTTGGGTTCTTCACCCCTTTAAAGTATTTCTCAAGTTTCATCTTTTCAACAAGGCATTCCCTGaccaccctgcccctgcccctccaccctccttcctgctttatttttctccacagcatttCACATCTGACAGACCATATACAGgttatttaatctttttgtttattGTCCACTTCCTCACCTGAATGTCATCCTCACAAAATCGAGATTCtaactgttttgttcactgttgagtCTGAAAACCaaccacagtgcctggtacagggCTGGGGCTCAATATCGGTTGGACAAAGGAGTCCATAGGCTGAAAGATGGGTGAACCCTCTCATTTGCGAGGATACCCTCCCAAATGTCTGTCCCTGTACCACTCCCTTTAGccaggccctcccctcccccttcctcagcCTCACTTGCTCGAGGGACACCGGATGCTTGATGTATACATTGGTCTGGATGTCCTTGGCAGGCAGCCGCTCCAACTCTGTGTGGAACTCAGCCACCCGGTTCTGGGACAGCAGGAAGAGAAGGTTGAGGCCCAAGAGCTGGTGCATGTAGGCTGACTCTGGGAGCTGCTCCCTGTGGACCAGGGTGGGACACCAAGGTAAGGAGGGCTTAGGTACCGACCAAGCCCCCCACTCCAGGCTTCAGGGACCCTGACGACTGCCCAGTGCTCTCTCCTTGGAGGGGTATCGGGTCCTGGGTTTTCAGATGAAACTAAGGCCCAAAGAGACATGAAGAAGTCACAATCATATGGGCCCTAGAAAGTGATCTCACACCAGTAAAGTgacttagcctcagtttccccaactgtaaaatgggtatcACCACAGTACCCATCTGATAGAGGTGGGTTAAATAAATAAGGGTTAAgttattaaatgatttaatacagGTAGTGATTAGAACAGTATCTGGCCCAAATAAATACTATATAAGTGTTAATTATGATTATGATATTAAGAATCATCACCCTCAGTTTTGGGGGGAAACTGAGGATTAGGGAAGTAAAGTCATTTGCCCAAGACGATATAATCAGGAAGCGGCAAAATTAGTTTCAAACTCAGGTTCGTCTGGCTTCTGATGTCAAATTCTTAATCATTAGTCCATGCAAGCCCCATTCAGTTATGAAGCCATTCAGTTTCATATTCAACACACAGCCAATGAGTCCCTGCTCTGGGCCCGGCTCCATGCTAGGCAGTGCTGGGACACAGCAGTGACTAAGACCCTTCTGCTTATAGAAGACTCACAGTCCAGTGGGAGAGacagggctgggatggggagaCACAGACAGACGGGTCAGGGCTGATACAGCATTGGAGGCCACAGGAAAGAGCTTGGTCTGAAACCTGAAGGCTATGGGGAGCCAGGACAGGTTCTAAGCTGATGATAAACATGGTCAAATTTTAGTGTCACAAAGAACCTACTGGCTACCATGGGGGGATGAATCTGAGGGGACAAGGCTGGGGCCAAGGCAGGTAAAAGGGGATAGTGGCTACATTGGGGAGTGGAAATTTAGAGTGGGAATGTGAAGGGGGAGACAGACTGGAGCGCAACAGAGACTGGATGGTATAATCCCAGACTCAGGACCTCCAGGCCAACCCCTAACCCTGAGGCTTCTGGCGGCACAGCTATGCAAAGGGGTAATTCCAAAGTGAAGGAAGATGTCTCAAGTGGCTAGAGCAACAAGGATAAAAAGCTGCTGAGTAACAACcccgcgcgcacgcgcgcgcacacacacacacacacacacacacgcaaaccaAATTAGGGGCAGGGCCCATCCTCACTTGTAATCGAAGTAATAGCATTTGAGCTGGGCCATGTACCGCTCGAAGGAGGGGATGTCCTTGCGTAGGATACTCCACTGGGCGCCTATCTCCAGTATGTCACCTGTGGGTAACAGGGGAAGCTCTCAGGAGGTGACTGTGGTCCGACCCTGACCACCACTGCCGCCATTCCTGCCATGACCACAGCCCATAACCCCCACCGCTACCCCACCAACCCCAGTGACACTCACGGGCCAGAATGAGCTGCTGTTTGGTCAGTTTGGTCCCTGTGGTTGGCAGGAAGTTAAGCTCCAACAGAACCAGCTGACgaggagggcaggggaaggaaggagagaagatggGACTTCAAGTACAGATTACTTACCTTTTTCTAGGTCTTGGTTTTCCCTCCTAGAAAATGGAGCTAATCATCATCCCCGACTCATAAGGTTGTTATGAGTATTAAAGGAGTCAGTCCTCATAAAGCCCTCAGATCGGGGCCTGGGAACATGATGAGGGCTCATTTAAGATGACCTCATATTACAAGTATTAACAGATCCACTCGA
This window harbors:
- the PSMD8 gene encoding 26S proteasome non-ATPase regulatory subunit 8, translated to MFLKSRAPRASPRERLNANPGRRRRTVAAPPPALGSTSRPHFCRARRSKRRCRKSGGRFAASRKMAAAAVNGVAGASSSGPAAASGAVLQAAAGMYEQLKGEWNRKSPNLSKCGEELGRLKLVLLELNFLPTTGTKLTKQQLILARDILEIGAQWSILRKDIPSFERYMAQLKCYYFDYKEQLPESAYMHQLLGLNLLFLLSQNRVAEFHTELERLPAKDIQTNVYIKHPVSLEQYLMEGSYNKVFLAKGNIPAESYTFFIDILLDTIRDEIAGCIEKAYEKILFTEATRILFFNTPKKMTDYAKKRGWVLGLNNYYSFASQQQKPEDTTIPSTELAKQVIEYARQLEMIV